From the Limanda limanda chromosome 2, fLimLim1.1, whole genome shotgun sequence genome, one window contains:
- the lyl1 gene encoding protein lyl-1 isoform X1, which produces MMEKLKPATPPTSPPDRSRPSSSSSSFSASSPTCASLEQHSPSENQTSAASSPCPAKKTGPKGQTDFPNTVSIQSSISTTTALANHCADKAAALEPIAMETKVEQEEKQEGGKRTTAATSYRSPTLSSPPPLLPAPAKTSPCTLPPPTAISSSSSSSPLPPYIPVISLGHSKPPLPLPNTPLTALHPIPGLLHRPHGGIRRGHQTCLTVACTGGPGGPSAHSPGSLLPQQYLPAHAFFSSSYLGPSGGNYGVLNNSRIKRRSSSHFEMEINDSGPPQKIARRVFTNSRERWRQQNVNGAFSELRKLIPTHPPDKKLSKNEILRLAVKYINFLVTLLNDQAEDKSPDSAEEEAEDEGTAEGSDSNKLNSPCRSRAVLPPSAIMAKTRRDSTDSVVALANSPVTSSCYGDTDSEESFGAKTSLLTQGILGKVKGQMRMVAATNDER; this is translated from the exons ATGATGGAGAAGTTAAAGCCCGCCACTCCACCCACCTCACCCCCGGACCGATCTcgaccctcttcctcctcctcctctttctctgcctcctcgCCCACGTGTGCGTCCCTGGAGCAGCACAGCCCCTCGGAGAACCAGACTTCAGCTGCAAGCAGCCCGTGTCCTGCTAAGAAGACAGGGCCCAAGGGACAGACAGATTTCCCCAACACTGTCTCCATTCAGTCCTCCATCAGCACAACAACGGCGTTGGCCAATCACTGCGCGGATAAAGCTGCTGCGCTTGAGCCCATCGCCATGGAGACCAAGgtagagcaggaggagaagcaagaaggaggaaagagaacaaCTGCTGCTACCTCCTACAGGTCCCCaactctttcttctcctcctccgctcctcccaGCTCCCGCCAAGACATCTCCGTGTACGCTCCCACCTCCAACCGCTatatcatcatcctcatcatcctctcctcttcctccctacATTCCGGTCATCAGTCTCGGTCACAGCAAGCCACCTCTGCCGCTGCCCAACACCCCTCTGACCGCCCTCCATCCCATCCCCGGCCTCCTGCACAGGCCTCATGGGGGCATTCGCCGCGGCCATCAGACCTGTTTGACTGTGGCGTGCACTGGAGGTCCTGGAGGCCCCTCAGCCCACTCCCCGGGGTCCCTGCTGCCTCAACAGTACCTGCCTGCACACGCCTTCTTCAGCAG CTCGTACCTGGGTCCCTCAGGAGGAAACTATGGCGTCCTCAACAACAGCCGCATCAAGAGGAGATCGTCGTCACACTTTGAGATGGAGATCAATGACT CAGGCCCCCCTCAGAAAATCGCTCGCCGCGTCTTCACCAACAGTCGTGAGCGCTGGCGGCAGCAGAACGTGAACGGGGCTTTCTCTGAGCTCAGGAAACTCATTCCCACTCACCCGCCTGACAAAAAGCTCAGCAAGAATGAAATCCTGCGTCTGGCAGTAAAGTACATCAACTTCCTGGTAACTCTGCTCAACGACCAGGCCGAGGACAAGAGCCCAGACTCCgctgaggaggaggctgaggatgAAGGGACGGCAGAAGGCTCGGACAGCAATAAACTGAACTCCCCTTGTCGGTCCCGCGCCGTCCTGCCGCCCTCAGCCATCATGGCAAAAACCCGCAGAGACTCAACAGACTCAGTTGTTGCCCTGGCTAATTCCCCAGTAACATCCAGTTGCTATGGTGACACGGACAGTGAAGAAAGCTTTGGGGCTAAGACCTCTTTGTTGACCCAAGGTATTCTGGgaaaggtcaagggtcagaTGAGAATGGTGGCTGCCACAAATGATGAGAGGTGA
- the lyl1 gene encoding protein lyl-1 isoform X2 produces MMEKLKPATPPTSPPDRSRPSSSSSSFSASSPTCASLEQHSPSENQTSAASSPCPAKKTGPKGQTDFPNTVSIQSSISTTTALANHCADKAAALEPIAMETKVEQEEKQEGGKRTTAATSYRSPTLSSPPPLLPAPAKTSPCTLPPPTAISSSSSSSPLPPYIPVISLGHSKPPLPLPNTPLTALHPIPGLLHRPHGGIRRGHQTCLTVACTGGPGGPSAHSPGSLLPQQYLPAHAFFSSSYLGPSGGNYGVLNNSRIKRRSSSHFEMEINDCPPQKIARRVFTNSRERWRQQNVNGAFSELRKLIPTHPPDKKLSKNEILRLAVKYINFLVTLLNDQAEDKSPDSAEEEAEDEGTAEGSDSNKLNSPCRSRAVLPPSAIMAKTRRDSTDSVVALANSPVTSSCYGDTDSEESFGAKTSLLTQGILGKVKGQMRMVAATNDER; encoded by the exons ATGATGGAGAAGTTAAAGCCCGCCACTCCACCCACCTCACCCCCGGACCGATCTcgaccctcttcctcctcctcctctttctctgcctcctcgCCCACGTGTGCGTCCCTGGAGCAGCACAGCCCCTCGGAGAACCAGACTTCAGCTGCAAGCAGCCCGTGTCCTGCTAAGAAGACAGGGCCCAAGGGACAGACAGATTTCCCCAACACTGTCTCCATTCAGTCCTCCATCAGCACAACAACGGCGTTGGCCAATCACTGCGCGGATAAAGCTGCTGCGCTTGAGCCCATCGCCATGGAGACCAAGgtagagcaggaggagaagcaagaaggaggaaagagaacaaCTGCTGCTACCTCCTACAGGTCCCCaactctttcttctcctcctccgctcctcccaGCTCCCGCCAAGACATCTCCGTGTACGCTCCCACCTCCAACCGCTatatcatcatcctcatcatcctctcctcttcctccctacATTCCGGTCATCAGTCTCGGTCACAGCAAGCCACCTCTGCCGCTGCCCAACACCCCTCTGACCGCCCTCCATCCCATCCCCGGCCTCCTGCACAGGCCTCATGGGGGCATTCGCCGCGGCCATCAGACCTGTTTGACTGTGGCGTGCACTGGAGGTCCTGGAGGCCCCTCAGCCCACTCCCCGGGGTCCCTGCTGCCTCAACAGTACCTGCCTGCACACGCCTTCTTCAGCAG CTCGTACCTGGGTCCCTCAGGAGGAAACTATGGCGTCCTCAACAACAGCCGCATCAAGAGGAGATCGTCGTCACACTTTGAGATGGAGATCAATGACT GCCCCCCTCAGAAAATCGCTCGCCGCGTCTTCACCAACAGTCGTGAGCGCTGGCGGCAGCAGAACGTGAACGGGGCTTTCTCTGAGCTCAGGAAACTCATTCCCACTCACCCGCCTGACAAAAAGCTCAGCAAGAATGAAATCCTGCGTCTGGCAGTAAAGTACATCAACTTCCTGGTAACTCTGCTCAACGACCAGGCCGAGGACAAGAGCCCAGACTCCgctgaggaggaggctgaggatgAAGGGACGGCAGAAGGCTCGGACAGCAATAAACTGAACTCCCCTTGTCGGTCCCGCGCCGTCCTGCCGCCCTCAGCCATCATGGCAAAAACCCGCAGAGACTCAACAGACTCAGTTGTTGCCCTGGCTAATTCCCCAGTAACATCCAGTTGCTATGGTGACACGGACAGTGAAGAAAGCTTTGGGGCTAAGACCTCTTTGTTGACCCAAGGTATTCTGGgaaaggtcaagggtcagaTGAGAATGGTGGCTGCCACAAATGATGAGAGGTGA